Within the Echinicola sp. 20G genome, the region TTTAACCTTCCTTTTTTAAATTGACGCTGTAAATTTTTGAGATGGCATATTTAAAACCTGTAGCGTTAAAGAGTTTTATTTTAGGTCAGTATTTCACTGACGGTGTAAAGATGACCCTTGGGGTGTTACTCCCAGCAGTAGTGTTTTCATTTTTGGGAGACTTTAGAACAGGAATAAGTATTTCTTTAGGGGCTTTTTTGGTAAGTATTTCAGATAGTACAGGCCCTACGGAACATCGAAGGGTTGGGATGTTGGCCAGTTGTGGTTTTGTCTTTTTTAGTGCCCTGATTACAGGAATTCTCAATTCCAGCACCTTGTTGTTGGCCATTGAAATCCCATTGTTTTGTTTCGTCTTTGCCATGTTTACGGTGTATGGAGTCCGTGCTTCCTCGGTTGGGGCGGCGGCTTTGCTGGCCATGGCCATTTCTATGGATTCCAACAAAACAGAAGCGGCCTTTTGGGTTTATGCCTTGATGGTTTTGGCAGGAGGGCTGTGGTATACTGCATTAAGTCTTTCCATAATGGAGATTCGGCCATACAGGGTCGCTCAGCAGGCATTGGGGGAAAGTATCTTGAAGGTGGCAGCTTTTCTTAACCTAAAGGCCAATTTTTATGCAAAACAGGTAGATATTGAAAGAAATTTTCAAAAGCTGGCGACCACCCAGATTGCCGTAAATGAGCATCAGGACAATGTTCGCGAAATGTTGTACAAAACCAGGGTAAGAGTAGGGGAATCTATCAAGTCAGGCCAACTGCTCTTGGTGATCTTCGTGGATACCTTGGATATTTTTGAGCAAATGATGTCCACCCATTATGACTACAAAACCCTAAGACAACTGTATGGACATCATGGAGTTTTGGAAGATATTGGTAAGGCAATTAAAATGATTGCGAATGAGCTTTCCCGCTTGGGCTATGCACTGATCAATAATGAAAAGCCCCGGAAAAAGCAGCCAAAAGAAGCCATTTTGACAGCGCTTCGGTCAAAAATTGAAGAGATGGAAAGCCAAGGAGTGAAATGTTTGATGTTGAGGAAAATCCTTTCCAATATTCGCACCATCAGCACCCGTGTGGATAATATCTATAATTATTTTTATGAGGAAAAGTTGACATTTATTTCCCAAACTCGGGAAGAAAGCTTATCAAAATTCGTGGGGCATCAAAGCTTTTCATTTAAGATAATCCTCGACAACCTGAGTTTGGAGTCCAATGTTTTTCGCCATGCAGTAAGGCTAGCTGTTACCTGTTTGGTTGGCTTTTTGATTTCTCTGCAGCTTTCCTTGGGAAATCACAGCTATTGGGTGGTTTTGACGATTTTGGTGATCTTGCGGCCGGGTTTTAGCCTGACCAAACAGCGGAATACAGAAAGGATTTTGGGAACGCTGATCGGAGGAGTGACGGGTGTTCTGATTCTTTATCTGGTGGATGATTTTACCGTTCGCTTTGTTTTTCTGGTAGTCTTTATGGTTTTGGCTTATTCTTTTTTAAGGATTAGATACATTATTGCAGTGGTATTTATGACCCCTTTTATTTTCATCGTTTATGGGTTTCTCTATCCGGAATCCAATTTTATGATTGCCCGGGAAAGAATTATTGATACCCTAGTGGGATCCGGTTTGGCCTATTTGGCCAGCACTTATTTTCTCCCTAGCTGGGAGTATATTGGCTTTAGGCCTCTGATTATAAATGTGCTGAAGGCAAATTTGGAATATTTCGCCCAGATTATTAGTCGCTTTGAGGAGGAAAAGTTTGACGAGATATCCTACCGTTTGGCAAGGAGAAAAATTTACTTGCAATCGGCGAACCTTTCTGCTGCTTTTCAGCGCATGTTGGATGAGCCAAAAAGTAAGCAAAAAGACAAGCAAGAATTGCATCAGTTTGTGGTGCTAAACCATATCCTGACCTCTTATTTTTCCACTTTGTCTTCTAGTTTGATCAGAGAAGACCTGGTGCTTTCCTCCCACGACCAAGTAGTAAGGATCAAGCGGGCTAGGAATTATTTGCTTAGGGCTTTAGAGCATTGGGGTAGTAATTATGAAGGACTTGACTTTTCAGTCTTGAACGATGAGTCTCTCTTACTAAAAGAAGCCGATTCTTCCGAAACTTCGTTGCTAACAGAGCAGTTGCGCTTAATCAGAAAGACCTGCTCTGATTTGGAAAGGATAAGTAGAAACCTGGCAGACTAAGCTGGGAGACAAGCAAAGGCACGATAAATTCTGTTATATTGGGGCAACTAAAACCTAATTAACCTATGAAGATAACCGTATTTATTAAGTGTTTTATTGTTTTACTTTTTGCAAATGTGATGCTAGTAAACCCATCTCTTTCCCAAGAGAAGATCAAGTTTGCGATGGTGGGACTTTCCCATGGCCACAGTCCTTGGTTTTTTGAGTGGGGACAGCAGGAAGATATGGAGTTGGTGGGCGTTTTTGATCCCCATGAAGCCTTATTGGATAAATTTCAGCAACGTTATAATTTGAAAGGCGACCTGCTTTTTACCGAGCTGGAAGAAATGCTATTAAAAAAGAAGCCTGATGGCATTTTAGTATTTGGCCCCATTTATCATCATTTGCAGGCTGTGGAGTTGGCGGCGCCATTGGGGATTCATGTGATGGTGGAAAAGCCCTTGGCCACGACACTTGCGGATGCGGAAAAAATGAAAGCTTTGGCTATTAAACATCAGATTCACCTACTGGTTGACTATGAAACTTCTTGGTATCCCACGACAGAACAAACTTTCCGTTTTTATAATCAACCCCAGACAGAATATGGGGACATCAGAAAAATGGTTTTCCATCATGGCCATGAGGGGCCAAAGGAAATTGGTGTTGGACCGGAGTTTTTGGAATGGCTGACGGATCCGATGAAAAATGGTGGAGGAGCTTTGGTAGACTTTGGCTGTTATGGAGCTAATATCATGACCTATTTGATGCATGGTGAAAGTCCAATAGCAGTCACTGCAGTCACCAAAACATACAAGCCAGAAACATATCCAAAAGTGGATGATGAGGCGACCATCATCGTGGACTATCAGGATGCCCAAGGTATTATCCAAGCCTCTTGGAACTGGCCTTTTGGAAGGAAGGATATGGAAGTTTATGGCATGAAAGGTTATGTCATCACCAAGGATGATAAAGAATTGAGGTATCGCACTAAAGGTAATGGGGAAGTGGTCGAACAGATCAACCAAGAAGATTTGGGCTTGGTAAGCAATCCATTTGAATATTTTAAACGAGTGATCAAAGGAGAATTGGTCCCTCCTCCATTCAGTCCTTATACTTTGGAAAATAATATGAGGGTCATGGAGATTCTCGAAGCCGCCAAGGAATCTGCAAAAAGAGGAGAAAAAGTGGTTTTATCGAATAGGGATATTCATTAATTGTTCAAGAGGTTATAGGATTGATTTTGATAGTTACTGACCTTTCAATAGGTTGTACAAACAAAAATTGAAAATAAATTAATTTAAAATGAGTACAAAAGTATTAATGGTAGTGAGTTCAACCTTTATGGGAGTCTTAGGAGTTACTGCAGTATTTTTACCGCAAGAAATATTATCCTTATTAGGTGAGCCACCATCTGTATTAATCGAATTGTTGATTCAACTGGTGGG harbors:
- a CDS encoding FUSC family membrane protein; protein product: MAYLKPVALKSFILGQYFTDGVKMTLGVLLPAVVFSFLGDFRTGISISLGAFLVSISDSTGPTEHRRVGMLASCGFVFFSALITGILNSSTLLLAIEIPLFCFVFAMFTVYGVRASSVGAAALLAMAISMDSNKTEAAFWVYALMVLAGGLWYTALSLSIMEIRPYRVAQQALGESILKVAAFLNLKANFYAKQVDIERNFQKLATTQIAVNEHQDNVREMLYKTRVRVGESIKSGQLLLVIFVDTLDIFEQMMSTHYDYKTLRQLYGHHGVLEDIGKAIKMIANELSRLGYALINNEKPRKKQPKEAILTALRSKIEEMESQGVKCLMLRKILSNIRTISTRVDNIYNYFYEEKLTFISQTREESLSKFVGHQSFSFKIILDNLSLESNVFRHAVRLAVTCLVGFLISLQLSLGNHSYWVVLTILVILRPGFSLTKQRNTERILGTLIGGVTGVLILYLVDDFTVRFVFLVVFMVLAYSFLRIRYIIAVVFMTPFIFIVYGFLYPESNFMIARERIIDTLVGSGLAYLASTYFLPSWEYIGFRPLIINVLKANLEYFAQIISRFEEEKFDEISYRLARRKIYLQSANLSAAFQRMLDEPKSKQKDKQELHQFVVLNHILTSYFSTLSSSLIREDLVLSSHDQVVRIKRARNYLLRALEHWGSNYEGLDFSVLNDESLLLKEADSSETSLLTEQLRLIRKTCSDLERISRNLAD
- a CDS encoding Gfo/Idh/MocA family protein, coding for MKITVFIKCFIVLLFANVMLVNPSLSQEKIKFAMVGLSHGHSPWFFEWGQQEDMELVGVFDPHEALLDKFQQRYNLKGDLLFTELEEMLLKKKPDGILVFGPIYHHLQAVELAAPLGIHVMVEKPLATTLADAEKMKALAIKHQIHLLVDYETSWYPTTEQTFRFYNQPQTEYGDIRKMVFHHGHEGPKEIGVGPEFLEWLTDPMKNGGGALVDFGCYGANIMTYLMHGESPIAVTAVTKTYKPETYPKVDDEATIIVDYQDAQGIIQASWNWPFGRKDMEVYGMKGYVITKDDKELRYRTKGNGEVVEQINQEDLGLVSNPFEYFKRVIKGELVPPPFSPYTLENNMRVMEILEAAKESAKRGEKVVLSNRDIH